In the Flagellimonas sp. HMM57 genome, one interval contains:
- the folE gene encoding GTP cyclohydrolase I FolE, whose product MAPYQNLEEYNITITNDIKERFSKIIGEIGEDVEREGLTKTPERAAKAMLFLTQGYKQDAAEILKGAMFKEDYDDMVIIKDIELYSLCEHHMLPFFGKAHVAYIPNGHIVGLSKIPRIVDVFARRLQVQERLTHDILECLNNTLKPKGVAVVIEASHMCMMMRGVQKQNSVTTTSGFRGQFEKIETRNEFLKLISSDLS is encoded by the coding sequence ATGGCACCATATCAAAATCTTGAAGAGTACAACATTACCATAACCAATGATATAAAGGAACGATTCTCTAAAATTATTGGTGAGATAGGAGAGGACGTTGAACGTGAAGGGCTTACAAAAACTCCTGAGCGTGCAGCAAAAGCTATGCTCTTCTTGACCCAAGGCTACAAACAAGATGCTGCCGAAATTCTAAAAGGTGCAATGTTCAAGGAGGATTATGACGATATGGTCATTATAAAAGATATAGAACTGTATTCCCTCTGCGAACACCACATGTTACCGTTTTTTGGGAAAGCCCACGTAGCTTATATACCCAACGGGCATATCGTTGGATTGAGTAAAATACCGCGTATAGTTGATGTTTTTGCGAGAAGGTTACAAGTTCAAGAACGTTTGACGCACGACATTCTAGAGTGTCTTAACAATACTTTAAAGCCTAAAGGTGTCGCTGTAGTGATAGAAGCCTCACATATGTGTATGATGATGCGCGGTGTACAAAAACAGAATTCCGTGACCACAACATCAGGCTTTAGGGGGCAATTTGAAAAGATAGAGACGCGTAATGAATTCCTTAAACTCATTAGTTCGGATTTATCGTAG
- a CDS encoding cytochrome-c peroxidase, producing MKSLYLILCLLVLFSCKQEKKLVKVISADKESMLNEEIRNHYFKTLDSAAHYIQKVDTLKSLAENKTNFLKSREWYKRSEPMLIAYDYENYLSMNAPNLLKVEIDDYQDIKVLKPKSYQVLEELLYAEEGFDNKELHFVAEYLKVRIPYIRKNHILITQRDRHHLKMIRDAIVNIATKGITGFDSPMLANSLNEAVYNYETISTILNLYEEAFTSKAVYNSWVQELEKTISDLNAGDFDSFDRYKFIKDHTNKQLQLVNKTADDWNIALNTSRSLSPTATNLFDKDFFNMKMFSMQRSPEITKERIELGRALFNDESLSSTGNISCATCHHKEKAFTDGLKKGRGINGIELKRNTPTLTYSVFQRTFFYDGRADGLEDQIVNVVNDENEFHLDLNTMEQRVKSNPKYTKEFDSLYNGKVTNLNVRHAIATYIRSLAPFDSKFDRNIQGLEETLTDEEVLGFNLFMGKAACATCHFPPAFNGTVPPKYMETEFENLGVPENASFEHPVLDTDPGQYYPYKVEEKRNFFKTSTVRNAEITAPYMHNGVYTSLEEVMEFYNVGGGQGMGLDVPYQTLPADSLSLNEKEISSIIAFMSTLTDKAYEKNN from the coding sequence ATGAAGTCATTATATCTCATCTTATGTTTATTGGTTTTGTTTTCCTGTAAACAGGAAAAAAAGTTGGTTAAGGTAATTTCTGCGGATAAAGAATCAATGCTCAACGAAGAAATCAGAAACCACTACTTTAAAACATTGGATAGTGCTGCGCATTATATCCAAAAGGTGGACACGCTAAAATCACTAGCCGAGAATAAAACCAACTTCTTAAAAAGTAGGGAATGGTACAAGCGTAGCGAGCCTATGCTTATTGCCTATGATTATGAGAACTATCTTTCTATGAACGCCCCAAATTTACTGAAGGTAGAGATTGATGATTATCAAGACATAAAAGTTTTGAAACCTAAGAGCTATCAGGTTTTGGAAGAGCTGTTATATGCTGAAGAAGGATTCGATAATAAAGAACTCCATTTTGTTGCCGAATATTTGAAAGTACGGATTCCCTACATCAGAAAAAACCACATACTCATTACCCAGCGTGATCGCCACCACTTAAAGATGATACGTGATGCCATTGTCAATATTGCAACGAAAGGTATTACTGGATTTGATTCACCAATGTTGGCCAACTCACTAAATGAGGCAGTTTATAACTACGAGACCATTAGTACAATATTAAACCTATATGAAGAAGCTTTTACGTCGAAAGCGGTATACAATTCGTGGGTTCAAGAACTAGAGAAAACTATCTCTGATTTGAATGCTGGTGATTTTGACAGTTTTGACCGTTATAAATTCATTAAAGACCATACTAACAAACAATTACAATTGGTCAATAAGACTGCTGATGATTGGAACATTGCATTGAACACTTCACGATCTCTAAGCCCCACGGCAACAAATCTTTTTGACAAGGATTTTTTCAATATGAAAATGTTTTCAATGCAACGCTCGCCTGAGATTACCAAAGAGCGAATTGAACTTGGTAGGGCATTGTTCAATGATGAATCTCTCTCTAGCACAGGAAATATAAGCTGTGCTACATGTCATCATAAAGAAAAGGCGTTTACCGATGGTTTAAAAAAGGGAAGGGGCATAAATGGGATTGAATTGAAGCGTAACACTCCAACATTGACCTATTCTGTTTTTCAGCGCACTTTTTTTTATGATGGTCGTGCCGATGGGTTAGAGGACCAAATTGTAAATGTGGTCAATGATGAAAATGAGTTTCATTTGGATTTAAATACGATGGAGCAGCGTGTCAAATCAAATCCAAAGTATACAAAAGAATTTGATTCACTTTATAATGGTAAGGTTACCAACCTGAATGTACGCCATGCTATTGCAACATATATTCGAAGTTTAGCACCGTTTGATTCCAAATTTGATAGAAATATTCAAGGTTTGGAAGAAACTTTAACAGATGAAGAAGTGTTGGGCTTTAACCTTTTCATGGGTAAAGCGGCCTGTGCTACTTGCCACTTTCCACCTGCTTTTAATGGTACTGTTCCACCTAAGTATATGGAAACCGAATTTGAAAATCTTGGTGTGCCAGAAAACGCAAGTTTTGAACACCCAGTTTTAGATACTGATCCAGGACAGTACTATCCTTACAAGGTTGAAGAGAAAAGAAACTTTTTTAAGACTTCAACCGTAAGAAATGCGGAAATAACAGCTCCGTACATGCATAATGGTGTCTATACTTCTCTTGAAGAAGTGATGGAGTTTTATAATGTAGGAGGTGGGCAAGGAATGGGACTTGACGTTCCTTACCAAACGCTTCCAGCCGATTCTCTTAGTTTAAATGAGAAAGAAATCAGCTCGATCATTGCTTTTATGAGCACACTTACAGATAAAGCATACGAGAAAAACAACTAG
- the msrA gene encoding peptide-methionine (S)-S-oxide reductase MsrA translates to MSKQNNILIETAIFAGGCFWCTEAVFQRLNGVQEVISGYTGGTIKNPAYREICTGRTGHAEAIKILFDPTLISFNELLEVFFATHDPTTLNRQGNDVGTQYRSEIFYTNTKQREEAEKFIALLEKERVFGSPIVTAISEEKVFYKAEEDHQNYYNDNSNQPYCQFIIDPKIKKLNKHFSNKLNTVI, encoded by the coding sequence ATGAGTAAACAAAATAATATTCTAATAGAGACTGCTATATTCGCTGGCGGTTGTTTTTGGTGTACAGAAGCTGTATTTCAGAGACTTAACGGTGTACAAGAAGTAATTTCTGGATACACTGGCGGTACAATCAAGAATCCAGCCTATAGAGAAATTTGTACTGGTAGAACCGGACACGCAGAAGCAATCAAGATACTATTCGACCCTACTTTAATTTCTTTTAATGAATTGTTGGAGGTGTTTTTTGCCACTCATGATCCTACAACGCTGAATAGGCAGGGAAATGACGTAGGCACCCAATATAGAAGCGAAATTTTTTATACCAACACAAAGCAAAGGGAAGAAGCGGAGAAATTTATTGCACTTCTGGAAAAAGAACGTGTTTTTGGTTCTCCTATAGTTACTGCAATTTCTGAGGAAAAAGTATTTTATAAGGCGGAAGAGGACCATCAAAATTACTATAATGACAATAGCAATCAGCCCTACTGTCAGTTTATCATTGACCCTAAAATCAAAAAGTTAAACAAGCATTTTTCAAATAAGCTAAATACAGTTATATAA
- a CDS encoding TIGR02757 family protein, whose translation MTKTALKTFLDEKVEQYNHPKFLEDDPLQIPHRFTKKEDIEISGFLTATIAWGNRKSIINNASRLMQLLDNAPFDFVLNHSESDLNRLEPFVHRTFNGHDLQYFIKSLQNIYQNHNGLEAIFVQHQDTDSLQSAISNFKKCFFELPHEVRTMKHVSDPLKGSAAKRINMFLRWMVRDESTGVDFGIWRGLKPSQLSCPLDVHSGNVARKLKLLKRKQNDAKALAELDKNLRKLDPMDPVKYDFALFGLGVFEKF comes from the coding sequence ATGACAAAAACAGCGCTAAAAACTTTTTTGGACGAAAAGGTTGAACAGTACAATCATCCTAAATTTCTAGAAGATGATCCATTGCAAATTCCACATCGCTTCACAAAAAAGGAAGATATTGAAATCAGTGGGTTTTTAACAGCGACCATTGCATGGGGAAATCGAAAAAGTATTATCAACAATGCATCAAGATTGATGCAACTGTTGGACAATGCCCCTTTCGATTTTGTGCTGAACCATTCGGAATCCGATTTGAATCGATTGGAACCTTTTGTACACCGAACATTCAATGGCCATGATTTACAATATTTTATAAAAAGTCTTCAAAACATTTATCAAAACCATAATGGTTTAGAAGCCATATTTGTACAACATCAAGATACCGACTCGTTACAATCCGCCATATCCAATTTTAAGAAGTGTTTTTTTGAGCTACCCCATGAAGTCAGGACCATGAAACATGTTTCAGACCCCTTAAAAGGCTCCGCCGCAAAGCGAATCAATATGTTTTTGCGATGGATGGTACGGGATGAAAGTACAGGTGTGGATTTCGGAATTTGGCGAGGACTGAAACCAAGCCAGCTTTCATGTCCGTTGGATGTTCACTCGGGTAATGTGGCCAGAAAACTAAAACTGCTAAAACGAAAACAAAACGATGCTAAAGCTCTGGCAGAGCTGGATAAAAACCTAAGAAAACTGGACCCAATGGATCCAGTTAAATATGATTTTGCGCTGTTCGGATTAGGGGTATTTGAAAAATTCTAG
- a CDS encoding phosphatase: MRTLKNLLLLGGLIAVTSCDKIDDFIGGGGDDDDPTTEMEPLVASVVPDGVFTLKGEFANSADLNMIMSSADILPSDSTFVYGSFMDGAALYPNGDGNYAFINNLESDYSIARIMMNSDLQPYEGEYIVSATATAFTAQCSGSSITVEEHGFGPLYLSGGEWGGNAKGVYRVNPFRPSENRVEAERLPALGEWSTENAVVIGKDAYPGRTVVFMGDDDSNNTYPEGHFAMYVGGLGDLSGGDLYVLRGKNPVETGIGEGGQLFEMGMAEDIAYDVEWVKVTERTIAELNQEAIDSLAIGFQRIEDIDWRRGSAEANRQVYFNATGRIRNDNPDLNNRGTGFGRVYKIELNPENPTGDAKLTVVIDGDKEGGKGDGMHSPDNILVTENYAYIQEDPNGYADLNPQITGFAKLWQYDLNTGVVKEVLECNQQGAAALGYGVTTSNWEITGLIDVTEIIGASEPTFMGGAQVHGWNFSTTPETAVRADGLKFVDPTAIDEGSARLEGSFLFKLTGLPR, encoded by the coding sequence ATGAGAACACTTAAAAATTTACTTTTATTGGGCGGTTTGATTGCAGTAACTTCTTGCGATAAAATCGACGATTTCATCGGCGGAGGTGGCGATGACGATGATCCAACTACAGAGATGGAGCCTCTAGTTGCTTCTGTAGTACCAGATGGCGTATTTACTTTAAAAGGTGAATTCGCCAACAGTGCTGATTTAAATATGATTATGTCATCCGCAGACATTTTACCTTCCGATTCAACTTTCGTGTATGGTTCCTTTATGGATGGTGCAGCACTTTATCCAAATGGTGATGGTAACTATGCTTTTATCAATAATCTAGAATCTGATTACTCCATTGCAAGAATTATGATGAATTCTGATTTACAACCCTACGAAGGCGAGTATATCGTAAGTGCTACCGCTACAGCTTTTACGGCGCAGTGCTCTGGTTCATCCATCACTGTTGAAGAACATGGTTTTGGCCCATTATACCTATCTGGTGGTGAATGGGGCGGAAATGCAAAGGGTGTTTACAGAGTTAATCCTTTCCGACCTTCTGAAAATAGAGTTGAAGCGGAAAGACTTCCTGCCTTAGGAGAATGGTCAACGGAAAATGCTGTTGTTATTGGTAAAGATGCATATCCCGGTCGAACAGTTGTTTTTATGGGAGATGATGATAGTAATAACACTTACCCTGAGGGGCATTTTGCAATGTATGTTGGAGGTCTAGGAGACCTAAGCGGCGGAGACCTATATGTGTTACGTGGAAAAAACCCTGTAGAGACAGGAATAGGTGAAGGAGGTCAGTTATTTGAAATGGGTATGGCTGAAGACATTGCTTATGATGTAGAATGGGTCAAAGTAACTGAGCGTACCATTGCTGAACTAAATCAAGAAGCTATTGATTCCTTGGCTATCGGTTTCCAAAGAATTGAGGATATCGATTGGAGAAGAGGTTCTGCAGAAGCCAACAGACAAGTTTATTTTAATGCTACTGGTAGAATACGTAACGACAATCCTGATTTGAACAATCGAGGGACTGGCTTTGGAAGGGTTTACAAAATAGAGTTGAATCCTGAAAATCCAACTGGTGACGCAAAATTGACCGTAGTTATCGATGGAGACAAAGAAGGTGGTAAAGGAGATGGAATGCACTCTCCAGACAATATTTTGGTAACCGAGAACTATGCTTATATCCAAGAAGACCCTAATGGATATGCCGATTTGAATCCACAAATTACGGGCTTTGCTAAGCTATGGCAATATGACTTAAATACTGGAGTTGTTAAAGAAGTTCTAGAATGCAATCAACAAGGTGCGGCGGCATTGGGTTATGGTGTTACAACGAGCAATTGGGAAATTACCGGTCTGATCGATGTAACTGAAATTATCGGTGCTTCTGAACCAACTTTCATGGGAGGAGCCCAAGTTCATGGTTGGAATTTTTCGACTACACCAGAAACTGCCGTAAGAGCGGACGGACTTAAATTTGTAGACCCAACTGCTATCGATGAAGGTTCTGCGCGCTTAGAAGGTTCATTCTTGTTTAAGTTAACAGGTCTTCCAAGATAG
- a CDS encoding ABC transporter ATP-binding protein: MIKASNIKKSYGELQVLKGVDLEIKQGEVVSIVGASGAGKTTLLQILGTLDSPSNKKDSSLFINTKDVTQLNDKNLARFRNEHIGFIFQFHQLLPEFTALENVCIPAFIKKTSKTEAEKRAKELLDFLGLTDRYHHKPNALSGGEQQRVAVARSLINNPSVILADEPSGNLDSESADNLHQLFFKLRDEFGQTFVLVTHNSELANMADRKLTMVDGLIVS; this comes from the coding sequence ATGATCAAAGCTAGTAACATAAAGAAGAGCTACGGTGAACTCCAAGTTTTAAAAGGTGTTGACCTAGAGATAAAACAAGGCGAGGTTGTATCTATTGTAGGTGCATCTGGAGCTGGCAAAACTACATTGTTACAAATATTGGGAACTTTGGATTCACCTTCCAACAAAAAAGATAGTTCCTTGTTCATAAACACAAAGGATGTTACCCAGCTCAACGATAAAAATCTAGCACGTTTTAGAAACGAGCATATTGGTTTCATTTTTCAGTTTCATCAATTATTACCAGAGTTCACTGCATTGGAAAATGTCTGTATCCCTGCATTTATAAAAAAGACCTCAAAAACAGAAGCCGAAAAACGAGCTAAGGAACTCTTGGACTTTCTAGGCCTTACGGATAGATATCATCATAAGCCCAATGCGCTGTCCGGTGGAGAGCAACAACGCGTAGCGGTTGCACGTTCGTTGATCAATAACCCATCTGTAATTTTGGCAGATGAACCCAGTGGTAATCTTGATTCTGAAAGTGCTGACAATCTTCATCAACTTTTTTTTAAGCTCCGTGACGAATTTGGACAAACCTTTGTACTAGTTACACATAATTCAGAATTGGCAAATATGGCGGATAGAAAATTGACAATGGTAGATGGATTGATTGTTTCCTGA